In Chryseobacterium lactis, a single genomic region encodes these proteins:
- a CDS encoding ABC transporter permease codes for MKNIAFYIASRYLLAKKGSTAVTFITWLAVGAMTVAVVAMFVIISVFSGLEDLNKDLISNLHADLTLKSTSGKTIKNLDKVAATLSNNKEITSFSRVIEEKVYVSFNGKGDIAFLRGVDSAYIKVNPINKDVFYGTYPSFKYSNEVLMENSLDNRLSIPIDSSNHYATVFMPKPGTGIINKEEDIYNKRDISVTGVFPGKDQLDNYIISPIELTEELLSLPKKSAYQIVIKLKNPENADAVKQNLLSSLGKNIEIKTKEEENAAFWKMINTEKLFIYLIFALVIFITTFNLAGAIIILQLDKKEQAKSLISLGFPLSHLRMTYFYTGILIVISGVITGLIFGTALCYFQLYTEFFRANEVLPFPVKIVGKNYLIVALTASVFGIAISWFFSKISKEYITKN; via the coding sequence TTGAAGAATATTGCATTTTACATAGCATCCAGATACCTTTTGGCTAAGAAAGGCAGCACTGCTGTTACGTTCATTACGTGGCTGGCTGTGGGTGCCATGACGGTTGCTGTGGTTGCAATGTTCGTTATTATTTCAGTTTTTTCCGGACTTGAAGATTTGAATAAGGATCTTATTTCTAATCTTCATGCGGATCTTACCTTAAAAAGTACATCAGGAAAAACCATTAAAAATCTGGATAAAGTAGCCGCTACTTTATCCAACAACAAAGAAATAACCAGCTTTTCACGCGTTATTGAAGAGAAAGTATATGTCAGCTTCAATGGCAAAGGTGATATTGCCTTTTTAAGAGGAGTGGATTCTGCGTACATCAAAGTCAATCCTATTAATAAAGATGTATTCTACGGAACCTATCCGAGTTTTAAATATTCAAACGAAGTATTGATGGAAAACAGCCTGGACAACAGGTTATCGATTCCCATCGACTCTTCCAATCATTATGCAACTGTCTTTATGCCGAAACCGGGAACCGGGATCATTAATAAAGAAGAAGATATCTACAACAAAAGAGATATTTCAGTAACAGGCGTTTTTCCAGGGAAAGATCAATTGGATAACTACATTATTTCTCCTATTGAACTTACTGAGGAACTATTGAGTCTGCCTAAAAAATCAGCGTATCAGATTGTTATTAAATTAAAAAATCCGGAAAATGCAGATGCTGTAAAGCAAAACCTTCTTTCTTCTCTTGGAAAAAATATCGAAATAAAAACCAAAGAAGAGGAAAATGCTGCTTTCTGGAAAATGATCAATACTGAAAAACTATTCATCTACCTTATTTTTGCGCTTGTCATCTTTATCACCACCTTCAATCTTGCAGGAGCTATTATTATTTTGCAGCTTGACAAAAAAGAACAGGCAAAATCTCTTATTTCACTAGGCTTTCCTTTAAGCCATCTAAGAATGACCTATTTCTATACTGGAATTCTTATCGTTATTTCGGGAGTCATTACCGGTTTAATATTCGGAACAGCACTTTGCTATTTCCAATTGTACACGGAATTTTTCAGAGCTAATGAAGTTCTTCCTTTCCCTGTAAAGATTGTGGGCAAAAACTATCTTATTGTAGCCCTTACGGCATCTGTATTTGGAATCGCTATTTCATGGTTCTTTTCAAAGATCAGCAAGGAGTATATTACTAAAAATTAA
- the rbfA gene encoding 30S ribosome-binding factor RbfA, protein MESNRQRKVAQIIQEDFAELFRKQASESKQSILVSVSDVKVTADLGIAKIYLSIFPQEFRTAVMKEIEENKPQYRNFIGQKMAKQVRIIPQLNFYLDTALDDVEKLERELRGEGDNPVL, encoded by the coding sequence ATGGAAAGTAACAGACAAAGAAAAGTAGCACAGATCATTCAGGAAGACTTCGCAGAGCTTTTCCGCAAACAGGCTTCAGAGAGTAAGCAGAGTATATTAGTGAGTGTTTCAGACGTAAAAGTAACGGCAGATTTAGGGATTGCTAAAATCTATTTAAGCATTTTCCCACAGGAATTCCGTACAGCTGTCATGAAGGAGATTGAAGAAAACAAACCTCAATACAGAAATTTCATTGGCCAGAAAATGGCAAAACAGGTACGTATTATTCCTCAGCTTAACTTCTATCTGGACACCGCTCTTGATGATGTTGAAAAATTAGAAAGAGAACTAAGAGGCGAAGGTGACAATCCTGTATTATAG
- the mce gene encoding methylmalonyl-CoA epimerase, translating into MKLEHIGIAVKSLGVSDELFAKLLGKESYKHETVEREGVVTSFYETGESKIELLEASNPESPISKFIDKKGEGIHHLAFGVENILEEVKRLKKEGFQFISEEPKEGADNKLVVFLHPKSTNGVLVELCQEKQ; encoded by the coding sequence ATGAAGCTAGAACATATCGGTATTGCCGTAAAGTCTTTAGGAGTCTCTGACGAGCTTTTCGCCAAATTATTAGGAAAGGAATCCTACAAACATGAAACTGTGGAAAGGGAAGGGGTGGTCACTTCTTTTTATGAAACGGGAGAAAGTAAAATTGAGTTACTGGAAGCTAGTAATCCTGAAAGTCCCATCTCAAAATTCATCGATAAAAAAGGGGAGGGCATTCATCATTTAGCTTTTGGAGTTGAAAATATTCTGGAAGAAGTAAAAAGATTAAAAAAAGAAGGATTTCAGTTTATCTCCGAAGAACCGAAAGAAGGTGCTGATAACAAATTAGTTGTATTCCTTCATCCGAAGTCTACAAACGGTGTGCTGGTAGAACTTTGCCAAGAAAAGCAATAA
- a CDS encoding helix-turn-helix transcriptional regulator, which translates to MENIEKKILSFKEAVLFMDVSKSLLYKLTSEGRINFFKPNNGKVYFRKEDLENWMMQNEVKSITSLEESIIDKMRTSGRKY; encoded by the coding sequence ATGGAGAACATTGAGAAAAAGATTTTAAGCTTTAAGGAAGCTGTTTTATTCATGGACGTCAGCAAGTCACTCTTGTATAAACTGACATCAGAAGGCAGAATCAACTTCTTCAAACCTAACAATGGTAAAGTCTACTTTAGAAAAGAAGATTTGGAGAACTGGATGATGCAGAATGAAGTGAAATCTATTACGAGTTTAGAAGAAAGTATAATCGACAAAATGAGAACAAGTGGAAGAAAATATTAA
- a CDS encoding DUF3987 domain-containing protein, with protein sequence MEENINNPLIPDKVYKSLPDILKKVTDNFSGREKDIVLTSALGALSSVTPNVFGYYHSTIVYANIFTIISAPPASGKGVMMKARMLIEKIHDYLLDGSQNQWNKYEQDEVEEEQSKKTKSGNNIILKIVPANISSAELYNFMNKIEDGILIIESEADTMGNMLSNDWGNYSDVLRKSFHHEPMSMSRKGDGLYISVKSPRLSIVLSGTPAQLKSLINSKENGLLSRFIVYSFDEVIDFRNPFIDGNDDTNELIRNQSEKVLQIYKSLKDRESQLKFELTLRQQQYFDQYFRNKQINLLRNGEVSSSFISNLHRLGLIFFRICMIFSVYRECDDLSQLSKLTCSNKDFILSLRLMEVYFEHSLFNFKNIDQYGLSENDEELLYSVEQNFTREQILEKGTELGIPIRTIDDKLSQWTRKKIIKKISRGVYKRF encoded by the coding sequence GTGGAAGAAAATATTAATAATCCATTGATACCTGATAAAGTATATAAAAGTTTGCCAGACATCCTTAAAAAAGTGACTGATAATTTTTCAGGCAGAGAGAAGGATATAGTTCTTACTTCAGCTTTAGGAGCTTTAAGCAGTGTCACTCCAAATGTATTTGGCTACTATCATAGTACCATAGTCTATGCAAATATTTTTACCATTATAAGCGCCCCACCTGCATCAGGCAAAGGAGTGATGATGAAAGCTAGAATGTTGATTGAAAAAATACATGATTATTTGCTTGATGGTAGCCAAAATCAATGGAATAAATACGAACAGGATGAAGTAGAGGAAGAACAATCAAAAAAAACTAAATCTGGTAATAACATAATTTTAAAAATTGTGCCAGCAAATATAAGTAGTGCAGAACTCTATAATTTTATGAATAAAATAGAAGATGGAATACTTATAATTGAGTCAGAGGCAGACACAATGGGAAATATGTTGAGTAATGACTGGGGTAATTATTCTGATGTGCTTCGTAAAAGTTTTCATCACGAGCCTATGTCAATGAGTAGGAAAGGAGATGGTTTATATATAAGTGTCAAGAGTCCAAGATTATCAATAGTATTAAGTGGTACACCAGCTCAGTTGAAATCTTTAATAAATTCGAAAGAAAATGGACTTTTATCTAGGTTTATCGTTTATTCTTTTGACGAAGTTATAGATTTTAGAAACCCTTTTATTGATGGAAATGATGATACTAATGAACTGATTAGAAACCAATCAGAAAAGGTATTGCAGATTTACAAAAGTTTAAAAGATAGAGAAAGTCAGCTTAAATTCGAACTCACTTTACGTCAACAGCAATATTTTGACCAATATTTCAGAAATAAGCAAATTAATTTATTAAGAAATGGTGAGGTGTCCTCAAGCTTTATTTCTAATCTACATAGGCTGGGATTAATATTTTTTAGAATTTGTATGATTTTTTCTGTTTACAGAGAATGTGACGACTTATCTCAATTATCGAAACTTACTTGTAGTAACAAAGACTTTATACTCTCTTTAAGACTAATGGAGGTTTATTTCGAACATTCTCTGTTTAATTTTAAGAATATTGACCAGTATGGATTGTCAGAAAATGATGAAGAACTGTTATACTCTGTTGAGCAGAATTTCACAAGAGAACAAATTTTAGAAAAAGGAACTGAATTAGGAATTCCCATTAGGACGATAGATGATAAACTAAGTCAATGGACAAGGAAGAAAATTATCAAAAAAATATCCAGAGGAGTCTACAAAAGATTCTAA
- a CDS encoding site-specific integrase, whose amino-acid sequence MMNNHATIKVVMGSKPLSDGQHLVYLRITKNRKKKEISLNLKGFKERFISEQFIKPHPNLRIENELILKLKQHAFSIIRNFQINDEDFTLNEFEQKFRGIPDTNENFFVFTNEIIEELELSNRLGNARAYKEAKESLAKFILSYAENTNLKFKDVTPEFLEKYEVYMRSRGNDNGGMAFKMRQIRAVFNKAINRKIISQDIYPFKYYKISKLRAKPNKRALTVEDFKKLKDVDLSQFPHLMEAYNYFMFSFYTRGMNFVDMMYLKKSDIVNGRIYYTRAKTKGKFSIEVVDTTQKIIDFYIDKTKNTSYVFPILLSDNMTPKQIEHRKHKVLGRYNKKLGEIAKIAGVESHITSYVARHSFATILKKKGTSTDLISELMGHSNVQITMTYLKEFDNEELDKANRTLLNI is encoded by the coding sequence ATGATGAATAACCACGCAACCATAAAAGTTGTCATGGGTAGTAAGCCTTTGTCTGATGGTCAGCATCTGGTTTACCTACGCATAACAAAAAATAGAAAGAAAAAGGAAATTTCTTTGAATCTTAAAGGCTTTAAAGAACGTTTTATAAGTGAACAATTTATAAAGCCACATCCTAATCTGAGAATAGAAAATGAACTTATTTTAAAACTTAAGCAACATGCTTTTAGTATCATCAGGAATTTTCAGATAAATGATGAAGATTTTACATTAAATGAATTTGAGCAAAAGTTCAGAGGTATTCCAGATACTAATGAAAATTTTTTTGTCTTTACTAATGAGATTATTGAAGAATTGGAGCTGTCTAATAGATTAGGGAATGCAAGAGCCTACAAAGAAGCCAAAGAATCTTTAGCGAAATTTATACTTAGCTATGCTGAAAATACAAACCTTAAGTTTAAAGATGTTACCCCAGAATTTCTTGAAAAGTATGAGGTCTATATGCGTTCACGAGGAAATGACAATGGAGGAATGGCTTTTAAGATGAGACAGATAAGAGCAGTATTTAATAAGGCTATTAATAGGAAAATTATCTCTCAGGACATTTATCCTTTTAAATACTATAAAATTTCCAAGCTTAGAGCAAAACCCAACAAAAGAGCATTAACAGTTGAAGATTTTAAAAAGTTGAAAGATGTTGATTTATCACAGTTTCCTCATCTTATGGAAGCATACAATTACTTTATGTTCTCATTTTACACAAGAGGGATGAACTTTGTAGATATGATGTACCTTAAAAAATCAGATATAGTAAATGGTAGAATATACTATACCAGAGCCAAAACCAAAGGTAAATTTAGTATAGAAGTTGTTGATACAACACAGAAAATTATTGATTTCTATATCGACAAGACTAAAAATACTTCTTATGTTTTTCCAATATTGTTGAGTGATAATATGACACCTAAGCAAATTGAACACAGAAAACATAAAGTTCTAGGACGTTATAATAAGAAGTTAGGAGAAATAGCGAAGATTGCAGGTGTTGAATCTCACATAACCTCTTATGTAGCAAGACACAGCTTTGCAACTATCCTTAAAAAGAAAGGAACAAGCACAGATTTGATTTCTGAACTGATGGGGCATTCCAATGTACAAATAACCATGACATATCTGAAAGAGTTTGATAATGAAGAATTGGATAAAGCAAACAGAACACTATTAAATATATAG
- a CDS encoding AAA family ATPase — protein sequence MQLKQSQRQQVRLRLGLSGASGFGKTKSALLLSYGMTQDWSKIAVIDTENSSASLYSDLGSYNVLDLQAPYSPERYIQAIELCEKSGIEVIIIDSASHEWNGSGGCLEIHEKLGGRFQDWANVTPRHQAFINKILQSSCHIITTTRRKIDYSLDVGSNGKTKVVKHGTKEITRDGFEYELTINFELVNDNHLAKASKDRTGLFMNKPEFLITPQTGKLILDWCNAGIAETATIATSVQSYLEPIEISELISKIGDCNTLTELLTLYKQYPGYQEELKSEYEARKSFLIKLSNPQNFSTNGVHR from the coding sequence ATGCAATTAAAACAATCACAAAGACAACAAGTAAGGCTCAGATTAGGATTGTCAGGAGCTTCTGGATTTGGAAAGACCAAATCAGCACTATTATTATCCTATGGAATGACACAGGACTGGAGTAAAATAGCAGTCATTGACACAGAAAACTCCTCAGCTTCCCTGTATTCTGACCTGGGCAGTTATAATGTACTGGATTTACAAGCACCTTACAGTCCTGAAAGGTATATTCAAGCCATAGAACTGTGTGAAAAATCAGGAATAGAAGTTATTATCATAGATTCAGCCAGTCATGAGTGGAATGGTTCAGGTGGATGTCTGGAAATTCATGAAAAATTAGGTGGCAGATTTCAGGATTGGGCTAATGTAACCCCAAGACACCAGGCATTTATCAACAAAATTTTACAGTCAAGTTGCCACATCATCACCACAACAAGAAGAAAGATAGATTATTCTTTGGATGTTGGCAGTAATGGCAAGACTAAAGTTGTAAAACATGGAACTAAAGAAATTACCAGAGATGGTTTTGAGTATGAATTAACCATTAATTTTGAGCTAGTTAATGATAACCACTTGGCTAAAGCAAGTAAAGACAGAACAGGACTGTTCATGAACAAGCCTGAATTTCTGATAACCCCTCAAACTGGTAAATTGATTTTAGACTGGTGTAATGCAGGAATTGCAGAAACTGCAACTATTGCAACTTCTGTACAGAGTTACCTGGAGCCAATAGAGATAAGTGAGCTGATAAGTAAAATTGGAGATTGTAATACCTTGACTGAACTTTTGACTCTATATAAGCAGTACCCAGGTTATCAGGAGGAATTAAAATCAGAGTATGAAGCCAGAAAATCATTTTTAATCAAATTGTCTAATCCTCAAAACTTTTCAACTAATGGAGTACACAGATAA
- a CDS encoding DUF3871 family protein, with translation MEYTDNTAVMELQNVQKSSHLNLETVNIQDAGVFYPSRMNEIKEVEPRSVQPLLISNTATTNNTTYVHKPFIEANTLQVDLSHLKSDCIIPVFSKDNEKTIAHQEFIEIVTNTVMKLFPHHHITAPEIRVSHQIKGRTPDAIYKSAKDLLDHEKTIYYERMAFIIQISSIVDNINGNELALTLGGVRSYNLENLYNKKTFEKFKFFIGFQNKVCCNLCVSSDGFVEEMRVGNYHELQEKVTSVIQNYNAQSHLEVMKSLSHSNITEHQFAQLLGRSRLYQHLPKKEKLVIPNLNFNDSQLNTVAKDYYEDESFCRNEEGDISLWNVYNLFTQANKSSYIDTFLDRNLNAFEFSKGIQKTLNGSSDYHWFLS, from the coding sequence ATGGAGTACACAGATAATACAGCAGTAATGGAACTGCAAAATGTTCAAAAAAGCAGTCACCTTAACCTGGAGACTGTAAATATCCAAGATGCAGGGGTGTTTTACCCAAGCAGAATGAATGAAATAAAAGAGGTTGAGCCAAGAAGTGTTCAACCTCTTTTGATTTCAAATACTGCCACCACCAATAATACCACCTATGTTCACAAACCATTTATTGAAGCTAATACCTTGCAGGTAGATTTGAGCCACCTTAAAAGTGATTGTATCATTCCTGTATTCAGTAAGGACAATGAAAAGACCATTGCTCACCAAGAATTTATAGAAATTGTTACTAATACAGTAATGAAGCTATTTCCTCACCACCACATTACAGCACCAGAGATAAGAGTAAGCCACCAAATCAAAGGGAGGACTCCTGATGCCATATACAAAAGTGCTAAGGATCTGTTAGACCATGAGAAGACCATTTATTATGAAAGAATGGCTTTTATTATTCAGATATCATCTATTGTAGATAATATTAATGGTAATGAATTGGCGCTTACTTTGGGTGGAGTAAGGAGTTATAATCTGGAGAATTTGTATAATAAGAAAACTTTTGAAAAATTTAAGTTTTTTATTGGCTTTCAAAACAAAGTTTGCTGTAACCTCTGTGTATCTTCTGATGGTTTTGTAGAAGAAATGAGGGTGGGGAATTATCACGAGCTACAGGAGAAAGTTACTTCTGTTATCCAGAACTATAATGCACAAAGCCACCTAGAGGTTATGAAATCTTTATCTCACAGCAACATTACAGAGCATCAATTTGCACAACTTTTGGGTAGGTCAAGATTATATCAACACTTACCTAAAAAAGAGAAATTAGTGATTCCAAATCTGAACTTTAATGATAGTCAGCTCAACACAGTAGCAAAAGACTACTATGAGGATGAAAGCTTTTGTAGGAATGAAGAAGGAGATATTAGCCTCTGGAATGTTTACAATCTTTTTACACAGGCTAATAAATCTTCATATATAGATACTTTCTTAGACAGGAATCTGAATGCTTTTGAGTTTTCAAAGGGTATTCAGAAAACACTCAATGGTAGTTCTGATTATCATTGGTTTTTAAGTTAA
- a CDS encoding Eco57I restriction-modification methylase domain-containing protein: MSINNKETGSYYTPEILSDFLSDHILNNFFNEKKTIKILEPSCGDGIFVKSLIKKSNKKISFTICDINEDELNKTLAFVRHNKTKVDRVFNDDYLKKDNEKYDLVIGNPPYISKQHLNTEQILRIGDIVKANAGHTGEVKNIWPAFLIKNTLELNDNGVLCLVLPAELLQVKYTESIRKYILENFHKIEIFAFNELIFDNIEQDVIVFIGVKKRAVENNNVSFFQVQKLDDLKIPDYAEKNSNVNRKRLDKWTNYILSEEELDFIIDVTEKLNFKKVNHYCDKAEVGIVTAANDYFISTYEKIENIGLKKFSKEILRKSNLLKNSIILDKEVFSQIISDNKPAFLIDIKREDIHHKVVKDYLSTGVELEISGRYKMKKRNNWYEIPSTWSSDIFFVKRCHLYPKLIYNPENYLLTDSFYRIIMKKEYNVEHFVYSFYNTLTFIYAELEGRFYGGGVLELTPNEFKKVYMPYIDNGNLNELNLKFKSKNDIEAILKFNDEIILKNLNADEREKLTSIWKKLFHRRLKSTPLV; the protein is encoded by the coding sequence ATGAGTATAAATAATAAAGAGACTGGTTCCTATTATACTCCAGAGATTTTAAGTGACTTTTTATCAGATCATATTCTAAATAACTTTTTCAATGAAAAGAAGACAATAAAAATTCTTGAACCTAGTTGTGGAGATGGAATTTTTGTAAAATCTTTAATTAAAAAATCAAATAAAAAAATTTCGTTTACAATCTGTGATATAAATGAAGATGAATTAAATAAGACGCTTGCTTTTGTTAGACATAACAAAACTAAGGTGGATAGAGTATTTAATGATGATTATTTAAAAAAAGACAATGAAAAGTACGACTTAGTAATAGGCAACCCCCCATACATATCTAAACAACACTTAAATACTGAGCAAATTTTAAGGATAGGGGATATTGTTAAAGCTAACGCAGGACATACAGGTGAAGTAAAAAATATTTGGCCAGCATTTTTAATTAAAAACACATTAGAATTAAATGACAATGGTGTTTTATGTTTAGTTCTGCCAGCTGAGTTACTTCAAGTTAAATATACAGAATCAATAAGAAAATATATTTTAGAAAATTTTCATAAAATTGAAATTTTTGCATTTAATGAATTAATATTTGATAATATTGAGCAAGATGTAATAGTTTTTATTGGTGTTAAGAAAAGAGCTGTCGAAAACAATAATGTTTCTTTTTTTCAAGTACAAAAGCTTGATGATCTAAAGATTCCTGATTATGCTGAAAAAAATTCAAATGTTAATAGGAAAAGATTAGATAAATGGACTAATTATATACTATCTGAAGAAGAACTAGATTTTATAATTGATGTTACAGAAAAGCTAAATTTTAAAAAAGTTAATCATTATTGCGATAAAGCAGAAGTAGGAATTGTTACAGCTGCTAATGACTATTTTATTAGCACATACGAAAAGATAGAAAATATTGGTTTAAAGAAATTTTCAAAGGAAATACTCAGGAAAAGCAATCTATTAAAAAACTCAATAATTCTTGACAAAGAAGTTTTTTCCCAGATCATTTCAGATAATAAACCTGCTTTTTTAATAGATATAAAAAGAGAAGATATTCATCATAAAGTGGTAAAAGATTATCTATCAACAGGTGTTGAACTTGAGATATCTGGGAGATACAAAATGAAGAAAAGAAATAATTGGTATGAAATTCCAAGCACATGGTCTAGTGATATTTTTTTTGTTAAAAGATGTCATTTATATCCAAAATTAATATACAATCCTGAAAACTACTTACTAACAGATTCTTTTTACAGGATTATAATGAAAAAAGAATATAATGTAGAACATTTTGTCTATTCATTTTACAATACTCTAACCTTTATTTATGCTGAGCTAGAAGGTAGATTTTATGGTGGAGGTGTTTTAGAACTCACGCCTAATGAATTTAAAAAAGTATATATGCCATATATTGATAATGGAAATCTAAATGAATTAAATCTGAAGTTTAAATCAAAAAATGACATAGAGGCAATATTGAAATTCAATGACGAGATTATTTTAAAAAACCTTAATGCAGACGAAAGAGAAAAATTAACCTCAATTTGGAAAAAGCTTTTTCATAGAAGATTAAAATCCACCCCACTAGTGTAG
- a CDS encoding HNH endonuclease produces the protein MIWEKIVKNDALINLNRSYKLCKEDLSVEAKHRCVYCCIHESRWGGIRNFHVEHYKPKSIFTEDINNYNNLFYACSVCNGFKGNDWPNDQQPTFDVAFYPNPIEYNYSELIQVDYENGNVRGNNFTANYIIEKLYLNRRQLINERIFYWYNKKFLDTLPLFQEYIKILLRNSQNEKTKKLLEKFFEHQCKISKLYADLNTMIPYKKQDISR, from the coding sequence ATGATTTGGGAGAAAATTGTTAAAAATGATGCCTTAATTAATTTGAACAGATCATATAAACTTTGTAAAGAGGATTTATCTGTTGAAGCCAAACATAGGTGTGTATATTGTTGCATTCATGAAAGTAGATGGGGAGGAATAAGAAATTTTCATGTTGAACATTATAAACCTAAATCTATATTTACAGAAGATATTAATAATTACAACAATCTTTTTTATGCTTGTTCTGTATGTAATGGATTCAAAGGAAATGATTGGCCCAATGACCAACAGCCAACATTTGATGTTGCATTCTACCCTAACCCTATAGAATATAATTATTCAGAATTAATACAAGTAGATTATGAAAATGGAAATGTTAGAGGAAATAATTTTACAGCAAATTACATCATAGAAAAATTATATCTAAATAGAAGGCAATTGATTAATGAAAGAATATTTTATTGGTATAATAAAAAATTCTTAGATACTCTTCCTCTTTTTCAAGAGTATATAAAAATATTATTAAGGAATTCACAAAATGAAAAAACGAAAAAACTTTTAGAGAAGTTTTTTGAGCATCAATGCAAGATATCAAAATTGTATGCTGACTTAAATACAATGATACCATATAAAAAACAAGATATTTCTAGATGA
- a CDS encoding response regulator, whose amino-acid sequence MYNLGLIDDRETSREALKLSIKRPMIGKGWDVIDTPPFAEVSDYINWINENEISVIVIDEKLNDQATSCLGHDVVKYLKTFFNDIPIFCITAYPREENLNSVYDLYYLIISKSDFEAKRDEYVNLMIKSGEDFYKEFNDKKNKISELSIKKANNEITAGEEKELSNLQEFIKNHFGSDNNETLDSWLQEFSQGIKDYELIAEEIKKHITDDLGENC is encoded by the coding sequence ATGTATAATTTAGGATTAATAGATGATAGAGAAACTTCACGAGAAGCATTAAAACTTTCAATTAAAAGACCCATGATTGGAAAAGGTTGGGATGTCATTGACACGCCTCCATTTGCAGAGGTAAGCGATTATATCAATTGGATAAATGAAAATGAAATCTCTGTTATTGTTATTGATGAAAAATTAAATGATCAAGCTACTTCTTGCTTAGGGCATGATGTAGTCAAGTATTTAAAAACGTTTTTTAATGACATACCTATCTTTTGTATTACTGCATATCCTAGAGAAGAAAATCTTAATTCTGTATATGATTTATATTATCTTATTATTTCAAAATCTGATTTTGAAGCTAAAAGAGATGAATATGTAAATTTGATGATTAAATCAGGAGAAGATTTTTATAAAGAATTTAATGATAAAAAAAATAAAATTTCTGAATTGTCAATTAAAAAAGCCAATAATGAAATAACTGCAGGTGAAGAAAAAGAATTATCTAATTTACAGGAATTTATAAAAAATCACTTTGGCTCTGATAATAATGAAACATTAGATTCTTGGCTACAAGAATTCTCACAAGGTATAAAAGATTATGAATTAATTGCTGAAGAAATAAAAAAACATATTACAGATGATTTGGGAGAAAATTGTTAA